A single genomic interval of Babylonia areolata isolate BAREFJ2019XMU chromosome 26, ASM4173473v1, whole genome shotgun sequence harbors:
- the LOC143300185 gene encoding twisted gastrulation protein homolog 1-A-like, with product MRSYILPLVAAVLTIACLYTVDACNEALCAPLVSKCMLIKCCECDMTNKKNCTCCRDCQVCLAKLYTQCCSCVGLCPAPDPDDGLYRTSSIETLPDPIPDLFAVLTEEEDFHQRWTTHTYAYNLDSLLFKPGTGYTPDLSAAITEEGAGGGGGGPSNNSTGLMGIQNCSTAFFSQCMSIAKCKISCKSMGAAKYRWFHEYGCCQCIGSTCLDYGLNEPHCLHCPPRSNSVEEEEGEYGGKESPEHEDSMLDQAKSHSSSSGISEEEKEDVKLGAHVVPDSV from the exons ATGAGGTCATATATCCTGCCTCTGGTGGCGGCTGTACTCACAATAGCATGCCTTTACACTGTGGATGCCTGCAATGAAGCACTGTGCGCTCCCTTGGTCAGTAAGTGCATGCTGATCAAGTGTTGTGAGTGTGACATGACCAACAAGAAGAACTGTACCTGCTGTCGAGACTGCCAAGTGTGCTTGGCCAAACTCTACACTCAGTGCTGCTCCTGTGTTG gtctGTGCCCGGCCCCGGACCCTGACGATGGCCTGTACCGGACCAGCTCCATCGAGACGCTGCCTGACCCCATCCCCGACCTGTTTGCCGTGCTGACCGAGGAGGAGGACTTCCACCAGCGCTGGACCACCCACACCTACGCCTACAACCTGGACTCCCTGCTCTTCAAGCCAGGCACCGGCTACACTCCGGACCTCAGCGCCGCCATCACTgagg AGGGAGCTGGAGGAGGCGGGGGCGGGCCCTCCAACAACAGCACAGGGCTGATGGGCATCCAGAACTGCAGCACAGCCTTTTTCTCCCAGTGCATGTCCATCGCCAAGTGCAAGATCTCCTGCAAGTCCATGGGGGCCGCCAAGTACCGCTGGTTCCATGAGTACGGCTGCTGCCAGTGCATCGGCAGCACCTGCCTGGACTACGGGCTGAACGAGCCCCACTGCCTGCACTGCCCCCCTCGCTCCAACtctgtggaagaggaggagggggagtatggCGGCAAAGAGTCACCGGAGCATGAGGACAGTATGCTTGACCAGGCGAAatctcacagcagcagcagcggcatcagtgaggaggagaaagaggatgtgAAACTTGGGGCCCACGTTGTTCCTGACTCTGTGTAA